The nucleotide window TTTATGAATGCGCTAATTTTCATGGAGAACAAAAGTAGAGTATCGAAGAACCGAAATGCTCAGATTGTTCTCAGCGATTGAAACAGTATCGAAATCGCGTTCCGAGTTTTGCGCGATTAGTTTAAAGACGTGGAGCGTATTTGGggttttattatcattttgaaGAGGTGAATTTTGAGCTTCAGTGGCGCAAAATTGCAAGCCAACTCTGACCTGACCTAATCTAACTTGACGTAACTCATGCTGGACCTCCGCTTAATTAGAGGAATATATTTGACGACGTCTGGGGTTGATAAGCATCGGGGTCACCATGACCATAACGTGGAAGGCAGTTGGTGAAATTAAGGGTCGCGATTATACGCAGTGCCGACTTGATCCGCGGCGGCAAAGGACGTGCAGAGACTCCAgactcttcctcttcctcttctcaTCCTCAGGCGTCTTGCCTGAACTAATATTATTAAGGTCTAATTAGCGCGGGTCTCATAAGCAtccgcgacgcttcagcgatATTGGATGACGAAGACGACGAGactcttcttttttcctcatcgCCTCTCGCGAAGAGCGCCTTCCGTCTGCAGGCTGATGAAATTCCGGATTTTTCATGCACTTAGCTTTAGAGTTACGCTCACGAGTAAAATGCCCGAGAGGTACATCACTGATATTCTTCATTCTGTGATGTGTTATAGCAGATCAAAAACCGCGacgcacgtttttttttttttagttacaaTTGGGCCTTTTAAGAGGTAAAAATCTGAGGAACAAGTCTcgcggataaaaaaaaaaaaaactgcgcaTAGTATCGGCTGTTTACCGTGAACAATGTTCAATTGGTTTGATCCAAAAAATGTATCTCATTATTAAGAATTCGTTGTAAAATAGATTTCTGAGGGTAAAcattgggggggggggtgaattTAACCCCTTGCAAAGCTAATTGGCCTGTAAATACGTGTCTCGTGTTTTAAGTACTACAACAAATCacgaaatgataaaaattggtGAAGTTCACCTCGGGTagattttttaatactttttaAGCATCAACGTTATCTAGTCATTAACTGTTGTCAGTACTCGCCAATCTGCTTCTGAGACATGACTAATCATgcatattttcttcttcttgttatCCAGGGTCGATGTAACAGAGAGAAACCACCTTGCAAGTACTTCCATCCGCCACAGCATCTTAAAGACCAGTTACTAATCAACGGTCGGAATCATCTCGCGTTGAAAAACGCCTTGATGCATCAGATGGGCCTTACACCAGGACAGACCTTAGTGCCAGGCCAGGTGCCCGCTGTGGTATGTTGCTCTCCGTCTCTCGATATCactttttatatatttacacattaATATCGCAGGGTGGATTATATGTCGGGTCAATTAAAAATGCCACCCACGTCATACTTTCATTTcgttattgaaatatctgtaTTTAtgttttacctttttttcttattcactTCCACACCTGTCGTATAAACAAGCTTAGAGTGTGCAGATTTCGTTTCTCACCATCTGTGTGTGTTGTTCTTCTTTTTAGTTCCAACCgtagtaaattattatttttgtttttcaatctgTTTTTTGtctcttcgtttcttttttcctctctaCATTCACGCGGCAATTAAAGTAGTAACAACAATTGAACCGATGAATTCTAAATAATTCCTctgatgataaatttttcttaccatATAGTTTTAAGCCTCGTAAATTCTGATTATATTTCGTTGTGAtggagtaaaaaagaaaaagaaaaaaaaaaaacagggacagaaagaaacgaagaaacgTAAAATGAcatacgatatttttattactattattatttgaatgaaGGATTAGCACGCCGCATGTTTCGTCAATGTTGCTCCCGCTCTCTTgttattgtttgtttgtttttgtttttgtttttttattttttttagctataataaatatattttcacttcTTCATTTTCACCATTTATAAGTGTCTAATATCATCAATTTAAACctgaaacaataataaaagtacgtaagaaaaacattttctcGGAGATACAGAtcaggtttttatttttttttttttgcccctttcttctattttctttcgatcacttgaaaatttgtcaaattgtAAGCAAAAACAGTGAACGGATATGGATATATTTCGGAagaattgtcaaaaatttaaCAGATTTAATTATCATCCACTGTGTCTTCTTACAATCTCCTTGAGGATGGTTTTCATTAACGCTATGATCTCTGTCTTGCACCCCGTAGCGGACCTTCAGCATTTATtatatcataaaatataatcaatatACATTATTGTACAATTCAATCCGAAGAAACACGATAATTGTCAAGAGACTCGGTAGGGTCTCGAACATAACCCAACTCATCATTACTATACACGTTGCAACGCATTGCCACGTAGCTCAACTTCACGTTAAACTCTTGACTGTTGTGCACTGATCTGTTATTatcttctctccttctctctctctctctctctctctctctctctctctctttctctctctctctctctctctctcaaatcattgttgaaataaataacgaacAGCGATCGGCGAAGAATCAGCTGTGATAATTAATCGTTGTGAATTTTgcagaaagaaagagagactATCCGTAGAATCATTACTTTATCGCACCTGTAACGgcgatgaataattaattgatggACTAACAGATTAGTGATATTaatgatgataaataaataaatactacACACGGTACGTACCGCCTGTCTGTCTGTCCCCCATGTTGTCGCTGTGTTGGCGCGCTCGCTCGAATGTGGTTGGTTGTTGGTGTGTTGACCTTCTTCTCTACTATCTACGTACCTACGCAATGAACGTGCCCATGCACCGCAATAACGTGCGTGTGCAATGAACCTACTACCTACTACCTCTACCTATTGGTGATATGAAACAAAAAGCAGGAGGTGACTGCACCACCTCCTTCGTCACACCATCATCATCTCCAACAGCAAATCCAGCAACAGCTCCTCGCTACCCACGCCTTTATGGTAACTCCTGGTTTTGGTTGGCTTTCActaaattcgttatttttttattattgttttttttttttttttggtctcattattttcttgcccatttgtttcttttaaaaatataagagtatcttgtttttatttatttatttatttatttattttttttttttttgttcacctATTTCATAGACCTTCAATTACTCTCGCAATGTAATCGAAAAGCCTATCAAAATATGCATATTTGTGATGAAATGGAACGATAACGATTGTCGAAACAGTAGAATATACGGTAGCCTCTTGATAACTATATCCGCTGTTCGGACTGCACCTGAGAATAAATTCTCACCTCGCTAAACGCAAAATTTTGGGTATCTCACGCTTATTTGTCGCTGGGGGGAAATTTCCCCGTcatgtttttttgttaatgATAAGAGCGGGCCAGTGACGGGAGGCtactgtaaattttattatgcAGTAATCGTGCAAATTAGTTTGTcggttttttcaaaatagtagtttttcgttttgtttgcttttttttcgtctccAATCTTATCCGTTCTCTTTCCATTTTGATTCGATTTAATTTCATTGTGATTTTACACTTGGGAAAAAAGGAACGTCCTTGTTTGAACGTTTTACGATTGTTCCATTATcgttttttagttttttactATTTCAACAATCGCACATATTATATCGTAGCTGTAGTCATAGCAATTGCATGAGCGAATGTATATTATTCCAACGCTGTGGTAAATAGCTCGTCTATTCTATTATAGTTGCGTAAAGCTTTCCAAAATCTATATAACATTATACTacacaatgttttttttttttttttcttatttgttctttttttccattcgaaCTCTGTATTACACtgtcgtatatttttatttacatacatatttataatgtCGTATCGTATATATATCGATGTCATAATATTAGGCTGTCGTCTCATACAATGGAGAAATATCGAAGATCTGattcatattttacaaaacCATACATCAGAATTAATTAAAACTGAATTTCTAACAAACAATATTCGTGActtcgatatttttgttttataattttttttttttttcatagaacCTTGctgcaataaaattaattccgAGCACAAAAAAATGACCAAAAACCTCGTATGATCATTAGTTTAACAAACATGGTCGATCAGTGTGATTGtgatgataaaatttgtcaaattttgaaacagcATACTCAGTGTGCAACATCGTCAATTGTAtattttcgtttaaaaaatgcaaatgaaaaaaacgtcACCTACTCTcgtttttgttgttttatttgttctttctttgatgtgaataattattttccattgaTTTCCGAATGCCAGAGATGATCATCACAATTATCTACTAGATCAAGAAGTTTTCATATACCGGGAGTTTCTGTGAGACTGGCCGTTCGACGTCAGCACCGACACAGAAGCTACATTCGAACTACGTAGCTATACAAAAAATGCAGCAGCATTTTGACTATCGTGACAATACAAAAGTGTACCTACATTTGAACTGTGTAGCCTCACGGCTACATAGTACCTACATTCCGAGTAGGTATTTGAATAATGCAGCtacattttaattattttacaatacGAAATGTAGCTTCATTTTAATGGTACGGCAACGTAAAACGCAGCTACATTCGAACTACGCGACAACGCGAGTGGTAGCTTCGTTTTAACGGcgcgaaaacgaaaaatgtaGCTTCGGCTTGACCGTTTCACGATATACGATGTAGCTTCGGTTGCCTACCTGCCAGGGTTGAGCGGTgagtttcacagaaaacttGCAGCATAATCATTGTCATCCGCCATACACAGAATAtcgatataaataaaatctaacCTACGCATTCCAGTACTtatgataaaaagaaataaccgttatttttttgttcctttccgttcgtttcctttgttttttactttttcgtttctttgttaCGAATTTGTGTCAACAGGCGACGAATCCGTACCTGACAGGAATGCCACAGGTCGGTAGCACCTACAGCCCGTACTTCGCGCCTGGCCCCATAATGCCAGCGATAATGGGTCCAGCCGACCCGACGGGGGGCGTCGGAAGTCCGCTTGGCGTAGTTCCGCAGACGGTCGCCGTACCCCAGAAAATGCCAAGGAGCGATCGACTCGAGGTATGTCTACCACCAAACTACCTTCACCAACACGCCGGGCAGCACGGGGCCCCGCCCCCACAGTGCCCCCAAATGAACGGCGGGGGCGGCGGAGGCGGCGGCCCCCCAACCACCGCCGTTTACCAAGTAAACCCGGGGACCGGTCCCCTGAACCAGGTGTCGCCCGTCTCTGGATCCATTTCCCCCTCCCCGACGACGATAACTACCTCAGTTTGCACTCCAATCCACAAcccccaccaccaccatcaccaccaccatcaccatcCCCTCCATAACCTCGTCTACGTCCACGCCTATTACTAATCTCTATCCGTGTTATATCGCCACCCCCCAAACCCCCccatatattatacctacgtatatatatacatatacatgcctacatacatatatatatatatatcaatatccATGTAACCCGGCTGCGAAACTACCGACGTCTCCGAAACCCTGCGGACCCTCGCTGATTTCGtccattatttttatattattgtacCAATATCAAAAAAACATGTTCCAcggtttttcttatttttaatttaattttttttttctcactctctctctcgctctctctgcTCTTTTGATTGATCAGTTAAACACCCAGCTTCTTCCTCTTGTCTTCATCTCtgtactcaaaaaaaaaaaaagaagtat belongs to Neodiprion lecontei isolate iyNeoLeco1 chromosome 5, iyNeoLeco1.1, whole genome shotgun sequence and includes:
- the LOC107223117 gene encoding protein muscleblind isoform X8 is translated as MAMVNMNNLLNGKDSRWLQLEVCREFQRNKCTRPDTECKFAHPPANVEVQNGRVTACYDSIKGRCNREKPPCKYFHPPQHLKDQLLINGRNHLALKNALMHQMGLTPGQTLVPGQVPAVQEVTAPPPSSHHHHLQQQIQQQLLATHAFMATNPYLTGMPQVGSTYSPYFAPGPIMPAIMGPADPTGGVGSPLGVVPQTVAVPQKMPRSDRLEMDMKSVGSFYYENFAFPGMVPYKRPAGDKSGMPVYQPSGAATTYQQLMQLQQPFVPVSCRGFAAVDAVAVHPSCCCC